From a single Nicotiana tomentosiformis chromosome 2, ASM39032v3, whole genome shotgun sequence genomic region:
- the LOC138905092 gene encoding uncharacterized protein, which produces MTSKELDTGVVDPPREIVESESELKEEVYRLKHQMAEMYQAWVRGHPPPSFPANYPENPAFIPPLSQAQDPITIDLSPQHAPGFTPYRHYPGTSSQTFHTPPAKTTAYPAPTSAPVFVAPPRATLHRSSSEPVFQAPDTQYYVPEPTFKVADPYSHAPRFEPLVKTEKPSRNVEQDEMFRKVKSLEQSLKNMQGIGSQVSVAYKDLCLFPDVQLPAGFKMPKFDPYDGHGDPAVHLRGFCSNMRGANGKDELLMAYFSQSLSGAALECTISRYKDPRYSVELPQYHVHHAQSYAQPPPYSQWRAPTPQNLYTPPQLYQNPTGPSFRPKPDYRKERQQRKETFTPLGESYTSLFQRLRQLDVLRPIEPKIPNPSPRNLDYSLRCAYCSDAPGHDTEKCWHLKRAIQELIDTNQIVVQSPEAPNINQNPLPTHAETHMIEIVHKDGETKNFSKSVMMIRASESNPIKALDSAKAMSLAIKGVSEKPSALNVKPSILVVKGPPVDVEANQERQKVVVPGPRGKPVIIVEGARVTPVIIKPVTQLPMVDTKAVPWNYKQVIVTYKGKEVEEEVNGTGGLTRSGRCFTPEELRKTKPSKDGHIPVKKPVTEEEAEEFLKKMKMQDYSIVEQVLADNGSSANICPLSTLQKLKIGTERIHINNVCVRGFDGGWKDSVGDIMLNLSIGPVEFTMEFQVLDVAASYNLLLGRPWIHAAKAIPSSLHQMVKFEWDRQEIVVHGDENLSAYNDTIVPFIEVEDDKGPWVYQMFETVSVGKIPEGECILGPKIPSASVMVANEMLKNGFLSGKGPGSSLQGIVHPVCPRESFGTFGLGFTLTGKDVKKAKSLKGKAWSLPKPVPHISNSFVKPGVAKRPISAVPKPVVDFDEELIKRFQSLFDEVNMVEIGSFYAGFNDMTCMRNFQPNLKSQSNSEITIQEVEGDDETEYDEEAAFEEVSRELKHFEEKPKPNLNETEAINLGDQNNVRETKIIPKKDGKTRVCVDYRDRNKASPKDNFPLLNIHILIDNCAKHEIGSFVDCYAGYHQILMDEEDAEKTAFITP; this is translated from the exons atgactagcaaagaatTGGACACGGGTGTTGTCGACCCGCCGAGGGAGATTGTAGAATCGgagtctgaattgaaagaggaggtctacaggttgaagcatcaaatggcAGAAATGTATCAAGCCTGGGTCAGGGGGCATCCTCCACCTTCATTCCCCGCTAACTACCCAGAAAATCCCGCTTTCATCCCACCACTGTCACAAGCCCAAGATCCCATTACCATTGATCTTTCCCCTCAGCACGCACCAGGCTTTACCCCTTATCGCCACTACCCTGGCACCTCGTCCCAAACCTTTCACActccaccagccaaaacaacTGCATACCCTGCTCCAACATCCGCTCCTGTTTTCGTAGCCCCTCCGCGTGCTACCCTTCACagatcttctagtgaacccgtattccaagctccagatacccaatattATGTTCCAGAACCAACTTTCAAAGTCGCGGATCCTTATTCCCATGCCCCTCGCTTTGAACCTCTTGTCAAAActgagaaaccatcccggaaTGTGGAGCAGGATGAGATGTTCAGGAAAGTGAAGAGCCTAGAgcaatctttgaagaacatgcaggggataggaagccaagtaagtgtggcttacaaggatttatgcCTATTTCCGGATGTTCAACTGCCCgctgggttcaagatgcccaagtttgacccgtacgatggacatggagatcccGCGGTCCATTTGAGAGGCTTCTGCAGCAATATGAGAGGTGCCAATGGGAAAGATGAATTATTAATGGCATATTTCAGTCAGAGTCTGAGTGGGGCAGCTTTAgaatg CACTATCTCCCGCTACAAAGACCCTCGATATTCTGTCGAGCtaccccaataccatgttcaccacgcacagtcatatgctcaaccccctccttactcgcaatggcgtgctccaactccacaaaatcTTTATACACCCCCACAACTATACCAAAACCCTACTGGTCCAAGTTTTCGACCGAAGCCAGATTACAGAAAAGAGAGGCAACAACGaaaagaaaccttcacccctcttggagagtcCTATACCAGTTTGTTTCAGAGGTTGAGGCAGTTAGACGTTTTGAGGCCGATTGAGCCCAAGATACCAAATCCGTCTCCAAGGAACCTTGACTATTCCCTCAGATGCgcatattgttctgatgccccGGGGCATGACACAGAGAAGTGCtggcatttgaagagggcgatccaagagctcattgatacaaatcaaattgtggtccagagcccggaggcaccaaacatcaaccaaaatccgtTGCCGACCCATGCAGAGACACATATGATCGAGATAGTTCATAAAGATGGGGAGACCAAAAACTTttccaagtctgtcatgatgatCCGGGCTAGCGAAAGTAATCCAATCAAAGCTCTAGATTCTGCAAAAGCAATGTCCTTGGCGATTAAAGGGGTGTCGGAAAAGCCAAGCGCGCTCAACGTGAAGCCTTCTATATTGGTTGTGAAAGGGCCTCCGGTTGATGTTGAAGCGAACCAGGAGAGGCAAAAGGTGGTCGTGCCAGGGCCCCGGGGCAAGCCAGTCATAATCGTGGAAGGGGCTCGTGTTACCCCCGTTATTATTAAGCCAGTGACCCAGTTGCCAATGGTTGACACAAAGGCTGTCCCGTGGAATTACAAACAGGTGATAGTAACGTAcaaagggaaagaagtagaggaagaagtcaatgGAACCGGAGGGCTGACTCGTTCCGGGAGATGTTTTACCCCAGAAGAACTGAGGAAAACCAAGCCATCCAAGGACGGCCACATCCCAGTAAAAAAGCcggtcaccgaagaagaggctgaggaattcctgaaaaagatgaaaatgcaagactattccattgtagaaca ggtactggcggataacggttctagtgcgaatatttgccctctgtccactttgcaaaagttgaagattgGCACCGAAAGGATCCACATTAATAATGTATGCGTTCGAGGCTTCGATGGAGGATGGAAAGATTCTGTCGGTGATATAATGCTAAATTTGTCAATAGGGCCGgttgagttcactatggagttccaagtgctagatgtggCTGCCTCTTATAACTTGTTGTTGGGCAGGCCCTGGATCCACGCTGCCAAGGCAATCccgtcttctctgcatcaaatggtaaagttcgaatgggacagacaggaaatagttgtgcacggtgatgagaacttatctgcttacaatgacacaatcgttccatttattgaagttgaagatgataaagggccttgggtTTACCAAATGTTCGAAACAGTGTCTGTCGGGAAAATTCCCGAAGGAGAATGCATCCTAGGTCCGAAGATACCATCCGCGTCtgtcatggtagcaaatgaaatgttgaagaatggttttcTGTCGGGCAAAGGTCCGGGTTCATCTCTGCAGGGTATTGTGCATCCGGTGTGTCCACGTGAAAGTtttggtacatttggtttgggattcacactcacaGGAAAGGACGTGAAAAAGGCTAAAAGTTTGAAAGGAAAGGCATGGTCACTTCCTAAGCCTGTTCCACATATCTCCAactcttttgtcaagccaggggtcgcaaaacgcccaatatcagcggtcccaaaacctgtggtcgactttgatgaagagttgatcaagaggttccagagtTTGTTTGATGAGGTTAATATGGTAGAAATCGG TTCCTTTtatgctggtttcaatgacatgacatgcatgaggaattttcagccaaatcttaaaagccaatctaattctgaaataacgatccaagaagtagagggtgatgatgaaacagaataCGATGAAGAGGCGGCATTTGAGGAAGTCAGTAGAGAACTAAAACACTTCGAAGAAAAACCCaagcctaatttgaatgaaaccgaagcaatcaatttaggggatcaaaataatgtcagagaaaccaagataa taccaaagaaggatggtaagacgagggtgtgtgttgattatcgtgatcGCAACAAGGCAAGTCCAAAGGATAACTTTCCATTGCTGAATATCCACATTCTGATTGATAATTGTGCCAAGCACGAGATCGGGTCTTTCGTGGATTGTtatgcgggatatcatcagatcctgATGGACGAGGAAGACGCAGAAAAGACAGCATTCATCACGCCATAG
- the LOC138905094 gene encoding uncharacterized protein → MKAQALADHLAENLVDEAYEPLKTYFPDEEAMYVDEADHDEKPGWKLFFDGAANMKGVGIGAVLISETRHHYPVTARLRFYCTNNMAEYEACILGLRLAIDMGVQGILVLGDSDLLVHQIQGEWETRDLKLIPYRQCLHDLCQRFRSVEFRHILRIHNEIADALATLASMLHHPDEIYVDPLHIQIRDQHAY, encoded by the coding sequence atgaaagcccaagccctAGCCGATCACTTGGCCGAAAATCTGGTGGATGAAGCATATGAGCCAttgaagacttattttcctgatgagGAAGCGATGTATGTTGACGAGGCTGATCATGATGAAAAGCCAGGTTGGAAACTTTTCTTTGATGGAGCCGCCAATATGAAAGGTGTCGGAATAGGGGCtgtactcatttctgaaacaaggCATCACTATCCCGTAACAGCTCGACTTCGattttattgcactaacaacatggctgaataCGAGGCATGCATCTTGGGTTTGAGGTTAGCTATAGACATGGGAGTTCAAGGAATATTGGTTTTGGGAGACtcagatttgttggttcaccagattcagggagaatgggagacccgtgatttgaagctcataccgtatcgacaatgtttgcatgatctttgtcaacgaTTCAGGTCGGTAGAATTTAGGCATATTCTcaggattcataatgagattgcCGATGCCTTGGCCACTCTGGCGTCAATGTTACACCATCCGGATGAAATTTATGTCGACCCTCTACATATCCAAATCCGTGATCAGCATGCCTATTGA